The Streptomyces luteogriseus genome includes a window with the following:
- a CDS encoding IucA/IucC family protein, whose protein sequence is MPHPDDHSPTPGQGTVDALPSGTSPNPRVPHQRPVGKPEQGLSERLGSDPLEHPDPPTVAQTAAVENLLRCWARETDQPAPADGVLRIPLPVSGTALLAPVRYWSPTGWHRFGPPRLAGAPDYAPPADAVTIAALLTRETSTADSGTRPAHNTSPTSTPSPATAGFSDGVRLVSEVADSLRRVTGFVAVRREAPADGPDLFLSAEQALIFGHPLHPSPKSRDGLSDAETLQFSPETHGSFPLHWMAVAPSVLATDSSWTERGRPVAAPRLTARLAGTAPALPDGYALLPLHPWQAHEVRHRAEAAALLDAGLLRDLGTHGPPWHPTSSVRTVYRTHAPAMLKLSLGLRITNSRRENLRKELHRGVEVHRLLRSGLAQQWRAAHPGFDIVRDPAWLAVDTPDGVPVPGLDVVIRHNPFSPSDDVSCVAGLLAPRPCCHASPEGAPGRTEKHGPALRSRLADVVTRLARRTGRPRGAVAAEWFLRYLAHVVRPVLWLDGEAGIALEAHQQNTLLLLDPEGWPTGGRYRDNQGYYFRESRRADLDARLPGIGERSDTFVRDEVTDERLAYYLVVNNVLGLIGAFGSQGLADERLLLAAFRRFLGDAASGPAPLRTSLPARVLDSPVLRCKANLLTRLYGLDELVGPVDTQSVYVTIANPLHS, encoded by the coding sequence ATGCCCCACCCCGACGACCACTCACCGACGCCTGGACAGGGCACCGTCGACGCCTTGCCGTCGGGAACGTCGCCGAACCCGCGGGTCCCTCATCAGCGTCCGGTCGGGAAACCCGAACAGGGGCTGAGCGAACGCCTCGGCAGCGACCCCTTGGAGCATCCCGACCCGCCCACCGTCGCCCAGACCGCCGCCGTCGAGAACCTGCTCCGCTGCTGGGCCCGCGAGACCGACCAGCCCGCCCCGGCGGACGGTGTTCTGCGTATCCCCCTTCCCGTCAGCGGCACGGCTCTCCTCGCGCCGGTCCGCTACTGGTCCCCGACGGGCTGGCACCGCTTCGGCCCTCCGCGTCTCGCCGGGGCGCCCGACTACGCCCCACCGGCCGACGCCGTCACTATCGCCGCCCTTCTCACGAGGGAGACGTCCACAGCCGACTCCGGCACCAGGCCCGCCCACAACACCTCACCCACGAGCACCCCCAGCCCCGCCACCGCCGGCTTCAGCGACGGCGTCCGGCTGGTCTCGGAGGTTGCCGACTCCCTCCGACGGGTCACCGGCTTTGTCGCCGTCCGCCGGGAAGCGCCGGCCGACGGCCCCGACCTCTTCCTGTCCGCGGAACAGGCCCTCATCTTCGGGCACCCCCTGCACCCGAGCCCCAAAAGCCGCGATGGCCTCTCCGACGCCGAAACGCTGCAGTTCTCACCCGAGACGCACGGCTCCTTCCCTCTGCACTGGATGGCTGTCGCCCCCTCCGTCCTCGCCACCGACTCCTCCTGGACCGAACGCGGGCGCCCTGTCGCCGCGCCCCGGCTCACCGCCCGCCTCGCCGGGACCGCACCGGCGCTGCCGGACGGATACGCCCTGCTGCCGCTGCACCCCTGGCAGGCGCACGAGGTCCGCCATCGTGCGGAGGCCGCTGCCCTGCTGGACGCCGGGCTGCTCCGTGACCTCGGCACCCACGGCCCTCCCTGGCACCCCACCTCCTCCGTACGAACCGTCTACCGAACCCATGCCCCCGCGATGCTCAAGCTGTCGCTGGGTCTGCGCATCACCAACTCCCGTCGCGAGAACCTCCGCAAGGAACTCCACCGCGGCGTCGAGGTCCACCGGCTGCTCCGCAGCGGTCTCGCTCAGCAGTGGCGGGCCGCGCACCCGGGCTTCGACATCGTCCGGGACCCGGCCTGGCTCGCCGTCGACACCCCCGACGGCGTCCCGGTGCCCGGACTGGACGTGGTGATCCGCCACAACCCGTTCAGCCCCTCCGACGACGTCTCCTGCGTCGCAGGCCTCCTCGCGCCACGCCCGTGCTGCCACGCCTCGCCGGAGGGTGCCCCAGGGCGTACGGAGAAGCACGGCCCGGCCCTGCGGTCCCGGCTGGCCGACGTCGTCACCCGCCTCGCCCGCCGTACCGGCCGGCCCCGCGGTGCCGTCGCAGCCGAGTGGTTCCTTCGCTACCTCGCCCACGTGGTCCGTCCCGTCCTCTGGCTGGACGGTGAGGCCGGCATCGCCCTGGAAGCGCACCAGCAGAACACCCTGCTCCTGCTGGACCCCGAAGGCTGGCCCACGGGCGGTCGCTACCGCGACAACCAGGGCTACTACTTCCGCGAGTCCCGGCGCGCGGACCTCGACGCCCGGTTGCCCGGCATCGGAGAGCGGAGCGACACGTTCGTCCGTGACGAGGTCACCGACGAGCGGCTCGCGTACTACCTGGTGGTCAACAACGTGCTCGGCCTCATCGGCGCGTTCGGCTCCCAGGGGCTGGCCGACGAGAGGCTGCTGCTCGCCGCCTTCCGCCGCTTCCTGGGAGATGCCGCTTCCGGCCCGGCCCCGCTGCGCACCTCGTTGCCGGCCCGGGTGCTCGACTCACCCGTCCTGCGCTGCAAAGCCAACCTGCTGACGCGCCTGTACGGCCTCGACGAACTCGTCGGCCCGGTCGACACCCAGTCCGTCTACGTCACCATCGCCAACCCCCTGCACTCCTGA
- a CDS encoding trypsin-like serine peptidase: protein MRPTRPSSHTGRGGRARRGNSPVLAAVALASALALTATACESGDATADGEASASATASDDGKLRIPDDIRDRLREHGIDVDKWKNGAWKNWDRDDWLREANEYINPIIEGLWDPDRMREAEEPDQGVDDSDLSGDQGVTDPTPEPVEAQAVPPSYHANAPTAGKVFFDSPEGSAVCSATVVKDPAHPGKSNLVWTAGHCVHAGKKGGWYRNIAFVPSYNDDGKPVAELENATREDVAPYGVWWGDWAQTSDQWIEQGGSTGGDGAPYDFAVIHVTPEKGSGGKSLEEMVGSALPVDFKAPAVPQVKSVTAIGYPAAPPYDGQKLFRCQDRPGRLSVTTSDPTMYRIGCTMTGGSSGGGWVATGADGKPALVSNTSIGPVTSGWLAGPRLGGVAKGVYDSVSKKFAGR, encoded by the coding sequence ATGCGACCCACACGACCGTCGTCCCATACCGGCCGGGGAGGGAGGGCGCGCCGCGGGAACTCCCCCGTGCTGGCCGCGGTGGCCCTCGCCTCGGCGCTCGCGCTGACCGCCACCGCCTGCGAATCGGGCGACGCCACGGCGGACGGGGAGGCCTCCGCATCGGCCACCGCCTCCGACGACGGCAAGCTCAGGATCCCGGACGACATCAGGGACCGGCTCCGCGAGCACGGGATCGACGTCGACAAGTGGAAGAACGGCGCCTGGAAGAACTGGGACCGGGACGACTGGCTGCGTGAGGCCAACGAGTACATCAACCCGATCATCGAGGGGCTCTGGGACCCGGACCGCATGCGGGAGGCCGAGGAGCCCGACCAGGGCGTCGACGACAGCGACCTCTCCGGTGACCAGGGCGTGACGGACCCGACGCCCGAACCGGTCGAGGCGCAGGCCGTACCGCCGTCCTACCACGCCAACGCTCCCACGGCCGGGAAGGTGTTCTTCGACTCCCCCGAGGGCTCGGCCGTCTGCTCGGCGACGGTGGTGAAGGACCCGGCGCACCCGGGCAAGTCCAACCTGGTGTGGACGGCGGGGCACTGCGTGCACGCGGGCAAGAAGGGCGGCTGGTACCGCAACATCGCGTTCGTCCCGTCGTACAACGACGACGGCAAGCCGGTGGCGGAACTGGAGAACGCCACCCGCGAGGACGTCGCTCCCTACGGCGTCTGGTGGGGCGACTGGGCGCAGACCTCGGACCAGTGGATCGAGCAGGGCGGTTCGACGGGCGGTGACGGCGCGCCGTACGACTTCGCGGTCATCCATGTGACGCCGGAGAAGGGCAGCGGCGGCAAGTCGCTGGAGGAGATGGTCGGTTCGGCGCTGCCGGTCGACTTCAAGGCGCCCGCGGTGCCGCAGGTGAAGAGCGTCACGGCGATCGGCTACCCGGCCGCGCCGCCCTACGACGGGCAGAAGCTGTTCCGGTGCCAGGACCGGCCCGGGCGGCTGTCGGTCACCACGTCGGATCCGACGATGTACCGCATCGGCTGCACCATGACCGGCGGTTCGAGCGGCGGTGGCTGGGTCGCGACCGGTGCCGACGGCAAGCCGGCGCTGGTGTCCAACACTTCGATCGGCCCGGTGACGTCGGGCTGGCTGGCCGGACCGCGTCTGGGAGGCGTGGCCAAGGGCGTGTACGACTCGGTCAGCAAGAAGTTCGCCGGCCGGTGA
- a CDS encoding trypsin-like serine peptidase — protein MRSTRTPASRRGRRTVLAATGIVAALALTATACNGSEDSASDKPDTTGSQAAADGAGKGEIPADLAGKLKEHGVDVDRWKEGGWKDWDKDKWLSDARDFVNPVIEGLWKPERMQSAEEADKRVTTKDASAGQGVSDPDPAPVRAQAEKTPYHRNAAPVGKVFFDSPDGPAVCSGTVVKDVNHPGKSNLVWTAGHCVHAGGDGGWYRNIVFVPAYNDLGKSAAELGNANQSEIAPYGNWWANWASTSNQWIQGGSETGGDGAAYDYAVLHVKPEQGAKSLEETVGAALDVDFSAPSAAEARKMGAWGYPAAPPYNGSKMFKCVDVPGRFALSASLPTMYRIGCDMTGGSSGGGWFRVLNGKSVLVSNTSIGPADNTWLAGPQLGRDAEALYQNMSKTYGGQ, from the coding sequence ATGCGTTCCACACGTACGCCTGCATCGAGGCGCGGGCGGCGCACCGTCCTCGCCGCCACCGGGATCGTCGCCGCCCTGGCGCTCACCGCGACCGCCTGCAACGGCTCCGAGGACTCGGCGAGCGACAAACCCGACACCACCGGTTCCCAGGCCGCCGCGGACGGCGCCGGCAAGGGCGAGATCCCGGCCGATCTCGCGGGCAAGCTCAAGGAGCACGGGGTCGACGTCGACCGCTGGAAGGAAGGCGGCTGGAAGGACTGGGACAAGGACAAGTGGCTCAGTGACGCCAGGGACTTCGTCAACCCGGTGATCGAAGGACTCTGGAAGCCGGAGCGGATGCAGTCCGCCGAGGAGGCCGACAAGAGGGTCACGACGAAGGACGCGTCGGCCGGCCAGGGTGTCAGCGACCCGGACCCGGCTCCTGTCCGGGCGCAGGCCGAGAAGACGCCGTACCACCGCAACGCGGCCCCCGTCGGCAAGGTCTTCTTCGACTCCCCCGACGGCCCGGCCGTCTGCTCCGGCACGGTCGTCAAGGACGTGAACCACCCGGGCAAGTCCAACCTCGTGTGGACGGCGGGCCACTGTGTGCACGCCGGCGGCGACGGCGGCTGGTACCGCAACATCGTCTTCGTCCCGGCCTACAACGACCTCGGCAAGTCCGCGGCGGAGCTGGGCAACGCGAACCAGAGCGAGATCGCCCCGTACGGCAACTGGTGGGCGAACTGGGCCTCGACCTCGAACCAGTGGATCCAGGGCGGTTCGGAGACCGGCGGCGACGGAGCGGCGTACGACTACGCCGTCCTGCACGTGAAGCCGGAGCAGGGCGCCAAGTCCCTGGAGGAGACGGTCGGCGCCGCGCTGGACGTGGACTTCTCCGCCCCGTCCGCGGCCGAGGCCCGCAAGATGGGCGCCTGGGGCTACCCGGCCGCCCCGCCCTACAACGGCTCGAAGATGTTCAAGTGCGTCGACGTGCCCGGACGGTTCGCGCTCAGCGCGTCTCTGCCGACGATGTACCGCATCGGCTGCGACATGACGGGCGGTTCGTCCGGTGGCGGCTGGTTCCGGGTCCTGAACGGCAAGTCGGTGCTGGTCTCCAACACCTCGATCGGCCCGGCCGACAACACCTGGCTGGCCGGTCCGCAGCTGGGCCGGGACGCCGAGGCGCTCTACCAGAACATGAGCAAGACGTACGGCGGTCAGTGA
- a CDS encoding M1 family metallopeptidase, with product MLLTPHSQATTPTRRRRTAAALLTSAISVCLVAASAPAVPLGVGDRLFPYLGNPGYDVASYDLSFTYPGNNSEPLRAVTTIDAWTTADLDRVNLDFAHGTVESVEVDGDPAEFRTAGEDLVITPEDSVSDGNWMRITVRHTSDPVPVKDREGGWVRTADGLAMANQADAAHLVFPCNDHPSDKAMFTIRVTAPDGHTAVANGLPAGVEKSGGSTTWTYRSQHPMATELTQVSIGRSTVLHRTGPHGLPVRDVVPTEHRKALEPWLEKTPGQIAWMEDKVGRYPFETYGLLMADASTGFELETQTLSLFERELFTDPVYPRWYVEAIMVHELAHQWFGNSVGPRTWSDLWLNEGHATWYEALYAEEQADKPMRDRMKAAYGASDRWRAAGGPPAAPKAPDPGRKTSIFRPNVYDGAALVLYALRQEIGHPAFERLERAWVGRHQDDTATTEDFVRLAAEISGRDLDGFFQGWLYGEKTPPMPGHPDWKPEAAAKPKAPGEKPKAREEMRVAPEEKPVAPEGKPVAGEERGRPMVTAAR from the coding sequence ATGCTCCTGACCCCCCACAGCCAGGCCACCACCCCCACCCGGCGGCGCCGGACCGCCGCCGCCCTGCTCACCTCGGCGATCTCCGTCTGCCTCGTCGCCGCGAGCGCCCCCGCCGTCCCGCTCGGCGTCGGCGACCGGCTCTTCCCGTACCTCGGCAACCCGGGCTACGACGTGGCGTCGTACGACCTCTCCTTCACCTATCCGGGCAACAACAGCGAACCACTGCGGGCCGTCACCACCATCGACGCCTGGACCACCGCCGACCTGGACCGCGTCAACCTGGACTTCGCCCACGGGACGGTCGAGTCGGTCGAGGTCGACGGCGACCCCGCCGAGTTCCGCACCGCGGGCGAAGACCTGGTGATCACACCCGAGGACTCCGTCTCGGACGGCAACTGGATGCGGATCACCGTGCGGCACACCAGTGATCCCGTGCCCGTCAAGGACCGCGAGGGCGGCTGGGTGCGCACCGCGGACGGCCTCGCCATGGCCAACCAGGCCGACGCCGCGCACCTGGTCTTCCCCTGCAACGACCACCCCTCCGACAAGGCGATGTTCACCATCCGGGTCACCGCACCCGACGGTCACACGGCCGTCGCCAACGGCCTGCCCGCCGGAGTGGAGAAGTCCGGCGGGTCCACGACCTGGACGTACCGCAGCCAGCACCCCATGGCCACCGAACTCACCCAGGTCTCCATCGGCCGCTCCACGGTGCTGCACCGCACCGGCCCGCACGGGCTGCCCGTACGGGACGTCGTCCCGACCGAGCACCGCAAGGCGCTGGAACCCTGGCTGGAGAAGACCCCCGGCCAGATCGCCTGGATGGAGGACAAGGTCGGCCGCTATCCGTTCGAGACGTACGGCCTGCTCATGGCCGACGCGTCCACCGGCTTCGAACTGGAGACCCAGACCCTCTCCCTCTTCGAACGGGAACTCTTCACCGATCCCGTCTACCCCCGGTGGTACGTCGAGGCGATCATGGTCCACGAGCTGGCCCACCAGTGGTTCGGCAACAGCGTCGGCCCTCGCACCTGGTCCGACCTGTGGCTCAACGAAGGGCACGCCACCTGGTACGAGGCGCTGTACGCCGAGGAGCAGGCCGACAAGCCGATGCGGGACCGGATGAAGGCCGCCTACGGAGCCTCCGACCGCTGGCGAGCCGCCGGCGGACCGCCCGCCGCCCCCAAGGCACCCGACCCCGGCCGCAAGACCAGCATCTTCCGCCCCAACGTCTACGACGGCGCCGCGCTCGTCCTGTACGCCCTGCGCCAGGAGATCGGCCACCCGGCCTTCGAACGCCTGGAACGCGCCTGGGTCGGCCGCCACCAGGACGACACCGCCACGACGGAGGACTTCGTCCGGCTAGCAGCCGAGATCTCCGGGCGCGACCTGGACGGGTTCTTCCAGGGCTGGCTGTACGGCGAGAAGACCCCGCCGATGCCGGGGCACCCGGACTGGAAGCCTGAGGCGGCCGCGAAGCCGAAGGCTCCCGGGGAGAAACCGAAGGCCCGTGAGGAGATGCGGGTGGCCCCCGAGGAGAAGCCGGTGGCCCCCGAGGGCAAGCCGGTGGCCGGTGAGGAGCGGGGCCGGCCGATGGTGACGGCCGCCCGGTAA
- a CDS encoding diaminobutyrate--2-oxoglutarate transaminase family protein: MGCTQVKPVPDGAADNTAPAPRSAPAPRSAPEGVPRRQAARESAARTYARALPIVPVRARGLTIEGADGRRYLDCLSGAGTLALGHNHPVVLEAIRRVLDSGAPLNTLDLATPVKDAFLDELFRTLPPGLAERARVRFCGPTGSEAVETAWALARAATGRRGLLAFTGVGRGSPAGVLDDPSANSHDTRVARLPYPQDYRCPFGVGGEHGADLAARWTESLLDDPGSGAPLPAAMLVEPVQGEGGVIPAPDTWLRRMRQLTADRSVPLIADEIQTGVGRTGAFWAVEHSGVTPDVMVLSNAIGGSLPLALVVYRDELGTWEPGTPADAFPGNQLAMAAGTATLAHVRENALAERAATLGTRLLGQLQQLASDFPCVGDVRGRGLMIGVELVDPDREGESGFTGTPGAAEGGVAASVMPGSGRRPLPAAPELAAAVRQECLRRGLIVGLGGRHASVVQLLPPLTITDEQAAAVLDRLADAVRAAARSRGGGTAATP, encoded by the coding sequence GTGGGGTGTACGCAGGTGAAACCCGTCCCCGATGGGGCCGCCGACAACACCGCACCCGCCCCGCGCTCCGCACCCGCCCCGCGCTCCGCGCCCGAAGGAGTCCCGCGCCGCCAAGCCGCACGCGAATCCGCCGCCCGGACCTACGCCCGTGCCCTGCCGATCGTTCCGGTGCGGGCCCGGGGACTCACCATCGAGGGCGCGGACGGCCGCCGCTACCTGGACTGCCTCTCCGGCGCCGGCACACTCGCCCTCGGCCACAACCACCCGGTCGTCCTGGAGGCCATCCGCAGAGTCCTCGACTCCGGAGCGCCCCTGAACACCCTCGACCTGGCCACACCCGTCAAGGACGCCTTCCTCGACGAGCTGTTCCGAACCCTGCCGCCAGGTCTCGCCGAGCGGGCACGGGTGCGGTTCTGCGGACCGACCGGTAGCGAAGCCGTCGAGACCGCCTGGGCGCTGGCACGCGCGGCGACCGGACGGCGAGGTCTCCTGGCATTCACCGGCGTCGGCCGCGGAAGCCCCGCCGGAGTCCTCGACGACCCGTCCGCGAACAGCCACGACACACGGGTGGCCCGCCTGCCCTACCCGCAGGACTACCGCTGCCCCTTCGGCGTCGGGGGCGAGCACGGGGCCGACCTCGCCGCCCGCTGGACTGAATCCCTCCTCGACGACCCCGGGTCCGGGGCACCGCTGCCCGCCGCGATGCTCGTCGAGCCGGTCCAGGGCGAGGGCGGAGTGATCCCCGCGCCGGACACCTGGCTGCGGCGCATGCGACAGCTCACCGCCGACCGGTCCGTCCCGCTGATCGCCGACGAGATCCAGACCGGCGTCGGCCGTACCGGCGCCTTCTGGGCCGTGGAGCACAGCGGTGTGACCCCCGACGTGATGGTCCTCTCCAACGCCATCGGCGGCAGCCTGCCGCTGGCCCTCGTGGTCTACCGCGACGAACTCGGCACCTGGGAACCCGGCACCCCCGCCGACGCCTTCCCCGGCAACCAGCTGGCCATGGCCGCCGGCACCGCGACCCTCGCCCACGTCCGCGAGAACGCCCTCGCCGAGCGCGCGGCGACCCTGGGCACGCGTCTGCTGGGTCAACTCCAGCAGCTGGCCTCCGATTTCCCCTGTGTAGGGGATGTGCGGGGGAGGGGACTGATGATCGGGGTCGAGCTGGTGGATCCTGACAGGGAGGGAGAGTCCGGCTTCACGGGTACTCCCGGGGCCGCGGAGGGTGGTGTGGCGGCGTCGGTGATGCCGGGCAGCGGACGCCGGCCGCTCCCCGCCGCCCCCGAACTGGCTGCTGCGGTCCGGCAGGAGTGCCTGCGGCGCGGCCTCATCGTCGGACTCGGCGGCCGTCACGCGAGCGTCGTGCAACTGCTCCCTCCTCTGACCATCACCGACGAACAAGCGGCGGCCGTACTGGACCGCTTGGCCGACGCGGTCCGGGCAGCGGCCCGGAGCCGAGGGGGTGGCACGGCAGCCACACCATGA
- the hflX gene encoding GTPase HflX, whose protein sequence is MTSSSSFSQDSKRFAHSHPEGLRADALMEEDVAWSHEIDGERDGDQFDRSDRAALRRVVGLSTELEDVTEVEYRQLRLERVVLVGVWTSGTVKDAENSLAELAALAETAGALVLDGVTQRRDKPDAATYIGSGKAEELRDIVVETGADTVICDGELSPGQLIHLEDVVKVKVIDRTALILDIFAQHAKSREGKAQVALAQMQYMLPRLRGWGQSLSRQMGGGKGGGLATRGPGETKIETDRRRIREKMAKMRREIAEMKTGREIKRQERKRHKVPSVAIAGYTNAGKSSLLNRLTGAGVLVENALFATLDPTVRRAETPSGRLYTLADTVGFVRHLPHHLVEAFRSTMEEVGESDLILHVVDGSHPFPEEQLAAVREVVRDVGANDVPEIVVINKADAADPLTLQRLLRVEKRSIAVSARTGLGIEELLALIDNELPRPSVEIEALVPYTHGKLVARAHDEGEVISEEHTPEGTLLKVRVHEELAAELTPYVPAPAL, encoded by the coding sequence ATGACCTCCTCTTCTTCCTTTTCCCAGGACTCCAAGCGCTTCGCGCACAGCCACCCCGAGGGTCTTCGGGCCGATGCCCTGATGGAAGAGGACGTCGCCTGGAGCCACGAGATCGACGGAGAGCGGGACGGCGACCAGTTCGACCGCTCCGACCGCGCGGCCCTGCGCCGTGTGGTGGGCCTCTCCACCGAACTCGAGGACGTCACCGAGGTCGAGTACCGCCAGCTTCGCCTGGAGCGGGTCGTGCTCGTCGGCGTCTGGACCTCGGGAACCGTGAAGGACGCGGAGAACTCCCTCGCGGAGCTCGCCGCCCTCGCCGAGACGGCCGGCGCGCTGGTGCTCGACGGAGTCACCCAGCGCCGCGACAAGCCCGACGCGGCCACGTACATCGGCTCCGGCAAGGCCGAGGAGCTGCGCGACATCGTCGTCGAGACGGGCGCGGACACCGTCATCTGTGACGGTGAGCTCAGCCCCGGCCAGCTGATCCACCTCGAGGACGTCGTCAAGGTCAAGGTCATCGACCGGACGGCCCTGATCCTGGACATCTTCGCCCAGCACGCCAAGTCCCGGGAGGGCAAGGCGCAGGTCGCTCTCGCGCAGATGCAGTACATGCTGCCGCGACTGCGCGGCTGGGGTCAGTCGCTGTCCCGGCAGATGGGCGGCGGCAAGGGCGGCGGCCTCGCCACTCGTGGTCCCGGTGAGACCAAGATCGAGACGGACCGGCGCCGGATCCGCGAGAAGATGGCGAAGATGCGCCGGGAGATCGCGGAGATGAAGACCGGCCGCGAGATCAAGCGCCAGGAGCGCAAGCGCCACAAGGTGCCGTCCGTGGCCATCGCGGGCTACACCAACGCCGGCAAGTCCTCGCTGCTCAACCGCCTCACGGGCGCGGGCGTGCTGGTGGAGAACGCCCTGTTCGCGACCCTCGACCCGACCGTGCGCCGGGCCGAGACCCCGAGCGGACGGCTGTACACCCTGGCCGACACGGTCGGGTTCGTGCGCCATCTGCCCCACCACCTGGTCGAGGCGTTCCGCTCCACGATGGAGGAGGTCGGCGAGTCCGACCTGATCCTGCACGTGGTCGACGGTTCGCACCCGTTCCCGGAGGAGCAGCTGGCCGCCGTGCGCGAGGTCGTCCGGGATGTCGGCGCCAACGACGTGCCCGAGATCGTCGTGATCAACAAGGCGGACGCGGCCGACCCGCTGACGCTCCAGCGGCTGCTGCGCGTCGAGAAGCGGTCCATCGCCGTCTCGGCCCGCACCGGCCTGGGCATCGAGGAACTGCTCGCGCTCATCGACAACGAGCTGCCGCGTCCGTCGGTCGAGATCGAGGCGCTCGTGCCGTACACGCACGGCAAGCTGGTCGCCCGTGCCCACGACGAGGGCGAGGTGATCTCCGAGGAGCACACCCCGGAGGGCACCCTGCTCAAGGTGCGGGTACACGAGGAGCTGGCGGCGGAGCTCACGCCGTACGTTCCGGCTCCGGCGCTCTGA